A stretch of Saccharothrix texasensis DNA encodes these proteins:
- a CDS encoding tyrosine-type recombinase/integrase: protein MYAADVTSRFGDLTAEAGSPPIPLHDLRHGAATLALTAGVDLKVVQEMLGHSSSVLTRDTYTSVVPNWHEKL, encoded by the coding sequence CTGTACGCGGCCGACGTCACTTCCCGGTTCGGGGACCTGACAGCTGAGGCAGGCTCGCCGCCGATCCCGTTGCACGATCTCCGTCACGGCGCGGCGACGCTGGCGCTCACCGCCGGAGTGGACCTGAAGGTGGTTCAGGAGATGCTGGGCCACTCGTCATCGGTCTTGACCCGCGACACATACACGAGCGTGGTCCCGAATTGGCACGAGAAGCTGTAG